The Salegentibacter sp. Hel_I_6 region TGGGCAATAGTTCGGTAGACAACCTATACAGGCAGAAAAAGGCCGAAGGGGTTTACAACCGCTTATTGCAGTACTCGCTGGTCCAAAAGGTATTAACGATCGATTCGCAGCTGGAAGAAAAGGAGGAATCGTTTCATTTTAAAACTACCGTTATTTTCGAGATCAACCGCGGCAGCATTGTGGATACCTACGAACTGGTTACCACGGGAAAACTACTCATCGTAGATCGTCACTTCCCCCATAACCCACACGGGCTCCTCATTACGGATTATTTCGAAAACAGTTTAAGAAAAGTACCCTCACAAAATTAAAATTAGAACCGATGAAAATTGAAAAGAACAAAATCGTATTCATTAGCGTCCTGGTGGTCATTGTGATTTTTCTTGTCACCTATACCATAATGATCACCGGGGAGGATGAAGAGCAACAGGAAAACCTCAGGCAAACGGAAATCCCAGCCCTTGAAGAAGAAAGCCAGCAAACCTATGATTCTAAACTGGAGGCTATTGATAACCTCAAAGAAGTTCGGGATAAGAATGCGCCAAGTATTTATGATGAAACGTTTTTGGATTCCTTAGGCTATTACGATACCAAGCTTTTGGAAAAAGAAAAAGAGCGCAAGATCGATAGTATTTATGAATTGGGAAAAGCCCGACAAGCACAAATTGCCAATCTTACGCAAACCCGTCCAAGCAGACCACCGGAGAATAATAGCCCAGCCCTAATAAAAACAGTACCAAAGGTAGATACCACGGAAATTGAGGAAACGCGAAAAATTGAAGCCAAAGAAATGGGTTTGGAACATCAATTATTCTTTGCTTCTGCTCCCAAAAAAGCTAATGATCGTATTACAAGTACTACCGATAAGGAAATTAAGGTGATGGTTGATGGTACCCAGGTGGTTAAAGC contains the following coding sequences:
- a CDS encoding conjugal transfer protein TraK, with the protein product MKTPYKNIYSILRLNRFIVLAVVLCSLFCSVFAIWMAISTRNMALNSAFAINTDGSIIPLKLVTQKENFRVEALAHLELFHTYFYNIDASNYEKNLEKALWLGNSSVDNLYRQKKAEGVYNRLLQYSLVQKVLTIDSQLEEKEESFHFKTTVIFEINRGSIVDTYELVTTGKLLIVDRHFPHNPHGLLITDYFENSLRKVPSQN
- the traM gene encoding conjugative transposon protein TraM; translation: MKIEKNKIVFISVLVVIVIFLVTYTIMITGEDEEQQENLRQTEIPALEEESQQTYDSKLEAIDNLKEVRDKNAPSIYDETFLDSLGYYDTKLLEKEKERKIDSIYELGKARQAQIANLTQTRPSRPPENNSPALIKTVPKVDTTEIEETRKIEAKEMGLEHQLFFASAPKKANDRITSTTDKEIKVMVDGTQVVKANSRLRMRLAQPARIGDKFIPKNTPVFGFVSFQPNRVLIEIENIHKHQTNLKAFDLEDGSEGIYIENNFRAEVTTEVLDDVIGDINIPSVPQVSGISKVFRRNNRNVKVTILNNYRLILKANKPELNWGLAKQ